The following are from one region of the Deltaproteobacteria bacterium genome:
- a CDS encoding TetR/AcrR family transcriptional regulator, whose protein sequence is MTETVLPTFLNLPQAKQDKIVAAALAEFADKGYQQASINVMVANTGIAKGSMYQYFKDKKGIFLYIFEFAISLVRCTLMQVKEATREEDFFTRLEKSLLAGVEFIRHHPRIYGIYLKILFDQHVPQRQQLLKAIRQFAAEYFQSLLRQGLERGELRADLPGSAVIFLLDALFDRFLQATCVPFFDVTLGLEQAPAEEIEQRVQELIELLRAGLAG, encoded by the coding sequence GTGACCGAAACTGTTCTCCCCACTTTTCTTAATCTACCGCAGGCCAAGCAGGACAAGATTGTGGCTGCGGCCTTGGCCGAGTTTGCCGACAAAGGTTATCAACAGGCCAGTATCAACGTCATGGTGGCCAATACGGGCATCGCCAAGGGTTCAATGTATCAATATTTCAAGGACAAAAAAGGAATCTTCCTCTATATTTTTGAATTTGCCATCTCCTTGGTGCGCTGCACCCTGATGCAGGTCAAGGAAGCTACCCGAGAGGAAGATTTCTTTACCCGGCTGGAGAAATCATTGCTGGCCGGAGTCGAGTTTATCCGTCACCATCCTCGCATCTATGGAATTTATCTGAAAATTTTATTTGACCAACATGTGCCCCAACGACAGCAGTTGCTCAAGGCCATCCGCCAGTTTGCCGCCGAATATTTTCAATCGCTGCTGCGCCAGGGTCTGGAACGGGGAGAACTCCGGGCCGATCTGCCCGGCTCGGCGGTCATCTTCCTGTTGGACGCTTTGTTCGACCGCTTTCTCCAGGCCACCTGCGTGCCCTTCTTCGATGTTACCCTGGGGCTGGAACAGGCCCCGGCGGAAGAGATCGAACAACGGGTCCAAGAATTAATCGAACTGCTGCGGGCCGGGTTGGCAGGCTAA
- the mqnE gene encoding aminofutalosine synthase MqnE — MHRENGNFSDRKLFPIYEKVRAQRRLDFEDGRTLYQTSDLLGLGYLANLVRERLHGSRAYYIYNQHINYSNICINGCRFCAFGKTADDPHAYEMSLEEIFAKVRERLDEPITELHIVGGLHPDLPFSYYLEMLKGIKAIRPQVHIQAFTAVEIAHLAKIAGLSVTETLEALKEAGLGSLPGGGAEVFSPRIRHALCPRKLSPKGWLEVAQSAHRLGLKSNATMLYGHIETIEERVNHLLQLRVAQDESGGFLAFIPLAFHPRNTQLDHLNDTTGFDDLKNLAVARLLLDNFPHIKAFWIMIGPKIAQLSLSFGVNDIDGTVIEERITHMAGAQTAQALTRAELLHLIREAGREPIERDTLYNAIS, encoded by the coding sequence ATGCATCGGGAGAATGGAAATTTCAGTGATCGAAAGCTGTTTCCCATCTATGAAAAGGTAAGGGCGCAAAGACGCCTGGACTTCGAGGATGGCCGGACTTTGTACCAGACCTCGGATCTGCTGGGTCTGGGCTATCTGGCCAATCTGGTCCGGGAGCGGTTGCACGGCTCTCGGGCTTATTACATTTATAATCAGCATATTAATTATTCCAATATCTGTATCAATGGCTGCCGCTTCTGTGCCTTTGGCAAGACCGCCGATGATCCTCACGCCTATGAAATGAGCCTGGAAGAGATTTTTGCCAAGGTCCGGGAGCGCCTGGACGAGCCCATTACTGAGCTCCATATTGTCGGCGGACTGCACCCCGACCTGCCATTTAGTTATTACCTGGAAATGCTCAAAGGTATTAAGGCTATCCGCCCGCAGGTCCACATCCAGGCCTTCACCGCAGTGGAAATCGCCCATCTGGCCAAAATTGCCGGGCTGTCGGTGACCGAAACCCTGGAAGCCTTAAAGGAAGCCGGCCTGGGGTCGCTGCCCGGGGGCGGGGCTGAAGTATTTAGCCCTCGTATCCGCCACGCCCTATGTCCTCGCAAGCTGTCCCCCAAAGGTTGGCTAGAGGTCGCCCAAAGCGCTCATCGCCTGGGTCTGAAAAGCAACGCCACCATGCTCTATGGGCACATCGAAACCATTGAGGAACGGGTGAACCATCTGCTGCAGCTGCGTGTTGCCCAGGATGAGAGCGGCGGCTTTTTGGCCTTCATTCCCCTGGCCTTTCACCCCCGGAACACCCAATTAGATCATTTAAATGACACCACCGGCTTTGACGACTTGAAAAATTTGGCAGTAGCCCGCCTGCTGCTGGACAATTTCCCCCATATCAAGGCCTTCTGGATCATGATCGGGCCTAAGATCGCCCAATTATCGCTGTCCTTCGGGGTCAATGACATCGATGGCACGGTGATCGAGGAGCGCATCACCCATATGGCCGGGGCCCAGACCGCGCAGGCCTTAACCCGGGCGGAACTGCTGCACCTGATCCGGGAAGCCGGGCGGGAGCCCATAGAACGGGATACCCTGTATAACGCCATCTCCTGA